From the Chitinophaga lutea genome, one window contains:
- a CDS encoding baseplate J/gp47 family protein has translation MSKDCPLVLNPLFLQRSGTSQKARVQPALAPSYAPVDHHQPEHDLVFTHQLSGLIRYFSTLNQPDGNWQGFFRNDVTVQLALIATQDTTAFTDELKEHLTILQEGKIPTVQSAKAKTHFGKIYSALYSLAWQIEQLSLHLPDGLVLKSVITSLIGTRLKDQLEKLRQYNASPSSAVDNDANIELNIFGEASESFNQVITHTFSSAWASTIVADTNIYGSGPIVRRLFFATNHNFFKDAVDVFIKALSRITEEAKKELQRTLGEWGTHEPHTTLFLSFLKLLSYSREHLNTLTREHLELYYTDILQLAKKGPAPNQVYITFELAKFVNDHLVQKGTRLKAGKFANGADAWYTVDEDIAVNTAVVSHLQSVFVSNNEDTVATVSSNRIYASPKADSADGAGAPFEAPLTPWHPFANKTRVDYESIQQVNMPAARVGFAFASRFLFLREGNRSIRLIIRTGNDVTGLEPGDFQLHITTAKGWEPIPITQFRINPDGVQGFEITAAMLAKQPGTAPYNATIHQASFDTVLPVLRITLVHQPMRAFAWQLLKNTIMTRFDLTVASDKLKNIYVQTDAGVMDPSKPFLAFGAIPHKGSMLLIGCDEIFQKPGATVKPVFVWRPGTVDNLGDVPELHILRHNDGWKVIRHPLNIFDTVDATSSSGKLKEHFYVDEYTDIPAIFSDVNKPFSPASVSGYVRYNLTNDLKYQETLAKRVAYFADIAKTGNPASSKEPGVFIPPTLQEMYLQYEATTSVEAEFFHLYPFGEKKESGAGGTLMPQFRHNAAAVVNSLAEFYIGIRQFAPPRKLNMLFQIDESTANPLVAKPEDHVRWHYLAGDSWVPLAATDVADGTNQLVQSGIIAFSIPREADTAHHVLPGGTIWLKATVSQDDEAVCRIVSILPQAVSATFVTPGDPSLSLPNPLAAATIAKLAEPVPEVKSVQQPFSSFGGFPGETEQQFHIRVSELLRHKDRGINIWDYEHLILQQFPGLYRAKCIPHTRLEPGKYNELAPGHVTVITVPNLQRRNGIDPLRPFTYVSELEKVKDYLRTLISPFVQLHVCNPEYEQVRVEASVHFHPQYDKTLFRARLQEEITRFLAPWAYQEGAELRFESRITNAMIVNFIEEQYYVDYVTDVRLYHAGVEKETISPDRQTAIIVPVKAAQHVITVINQNIPVPAPDNTAGCGCP, from the coding sequence ATGTCAAAGGATTGTCCACTTGTATTGAACCCCTTGTTCCTGCAACGCAGCGGAACATCCCAGAAGGCCCGGGTGCAACCGGCGCTGGCGCCTTCTTATGCGCCGGTGGACCATCACCAGCCTGAACACGACCTGGTGTTCACGCACCAGCTGTCCGGCCTCATCCGCTACTTCTCCACCCTGAACCAGCCCGACGGCAACTGGCAGGGATTTTTCCGGAACGACGTTACCGTGCAGCTGGCGCTCATCGCCACGCAGGATACCACGGCGTTTACAGACGAACTGAAGGAGCACCTCACGATTCTGCAGGAAGGTAAAATCCCCACTGTACAATCCGCCAAAGCCAAAACACATTTCGGTAAAATATACAGCGCCCTTTATTCGCTGGCCTGGCAGATAGAACAGCTTTCGCTGCACCTTCCGGACGGCCTCGTGCTGAAGTCGGTGATCACGTCGCTGATCGGCACGCGGCTGAAAGACCAGCTCGAAAAGCTGCGGCAGTACAATGCCTCGCCTTCCTCCGCGGTGGATAACGATGCCAATATCGAGCTGAACATCTTCGGCGAGGCGTCCGAGAGTTTCAACCAGGTGATCACGCATACTTTCAGCAGCGCCTGGGCCAGCACCATCGTGGCCGACACCAACATCTACGGCAGCGGCCCGATCGTACGCAGGCTGTTTTTCGCCACCAACCACAACTTTTTCAAGGATGCCGTGGATGTATTCATCAAGGCGCTGTCGCGCATCACCGAGGAAGCCAAAAAGGAACTGCAGCGTACGCTGGGCGAATGGGGCACACATGAACCGCACACCACGCTGTTCCTGTCGTTCCTGAAGCTGCTCTCCTATTCGCGCGAGCACCTCAATACCCTCACCCGCGAGCACCTCGAGCTTTATTATACCGACATATTGCAGCTGGCGAAGAAAGGGCCTGCACCGAACCAGGTGTACATTACCTTCGAGCTGGCGAAGTTCGTGAACGACCACCTCGTGCAGAAAGGCACCCGCCTGAAGGCCGGGAAATTCGCCAACGGCGCGGACGCCTGGTATACCGTCGACGAAGATATCGCCGTGAACACGGCGGTGGTGAGTCACCTGCAATCCGTATTCGTATCCAACAACGAGGATACCGTTGCGACAGTTTCCTCCAACCGCATCTATGCCTCCCCCAAAGCGGATTCCGCCGATGGCGCGGGCGCGCCGTTCGAGGCGCCGCTGACGCCCTGGCATCCCTTTGCCAACAAAACGCGGGTGGACTATGAAAGCATTCAACAGGTCAATATGCCGGCTGCGCGCGTGGGTTTCGCCTTTGCGTCGCGCTTCCTGTTCCTGCGGGAAGGCAACCGCAGCATCCGGCTCATCATCCGCACCGGCAACGACGTAACGGGGCTGGAGCCAGGCGATTTCCAGCTGCATATTACCACCGCCAAAGGCTGGGAGCCCATTCCCATCACCCAGTTCCGCATCAATCCGGACGGGGTGCAGGGATTCGAGATCACCGCCGCCATGCTGGCCAAACAGCCCGGCACGGCGCCGTACAATGCCACCATACACCAGGCGTCGTTCGATACCGTATTGCCGGTGCTGCGCATCACGCTCGTGCACCAGCCCATGCGCGCCTTTGCCTGGCAGTTGCTGAAAAATACCATCATGACCCGCTTCGACCTGACGGTGGCGTCCGATAAACTGAAGAACATTTACGTGCAGACGGATGCCGGCGTGATGGACCCTTCCAAACCGTTCCTGGCGTTCGGGGCCATTCCGCATAAAGGGTCGATGCTGCTGATCGGGTGCGACGAGATATTCCAGAAACCCGGCGCTACCGTTAAACCCGTGTTCGTTTGGCGGCCCGGTACGGTCGATAACCTGGGCGACGTGCCCGAGCTGCACATCCTCCGTCATAACGACGGCTGGAAGGTGATACGCCACCCGCTCAATATTTTCGATACGGTGGACGCCACTTCTTCCAGCGGCAAACTGAAGGAACATTTTTATGTGGATGAATACACGGATATCCCCGCGATATTCAGCGATGTGAACAAGCCTTTCAGTCCTGCCAGCGTAAGCGGCTACGTACGCTACAACCTCACGAACGATCTGAAGTACCAGGAAACGCTGGCCAAGCGCGTCGCCTATTTCGCCGATATCGCCAAAACGGGCAATCCCGCCAGCAGTAAAGAGCCCGGCGTGTTCATACCGCCCACCCTGCAGGAAATGTACCTGCAGTACGAGGCTACGACCAGTGTGGAAGCGGAATTCTTCCATCTGTATCCTTTCGGGGAGAAAAAAGAAAGCGGCGCGGGCGGAACATTGATGCCGCAGTTCAGGCACAATGCCGCGGCGGTAGTGAACAGTCTTGCCGAATTCTACATCGGCATCCGGCAATTCGCCCCGCCGCGCAAGCTGAACATGCTTTTCCAGATCGATGAAAGCACCGCCAACCCGCTCGTGGCCAAACCGGAAGACCATGTGCGCTGGCATTACCTCGCCGGCGACAGCTGGGTGCCGCTGGCCGCCACGGACGTAGCCGACGGCACCAACCAGCTCGTACAGAGCGGCATCATCGCGTTCAGCATTCCGCGCGAAGCCGATACGGCGCATCATGTATTGCCCGGCGGCACCATCTGGCTGAAGGCCACCGTGTCGCAGGACGATGAGGCGGTTTGCAGGATAGTCTCCATTTTGCCGCAGGCCGTGTCCGCCACTTTCGTAACACCCGGCGACCCTTCGCTATCGTTGCCCAATCCCCTTGCCGCGGCCACCATCGCCAAACTGGCCGAGCCCGTGCCCGAAGTGAAAAGCGTGCAGCAGCCGTTCTCTTCATTCGGCGGGTTCCCCGGTGAAACGGAGCAGCAGTTCCACATCCGGGTGAGCGAACTGTTGCGGCACAAAGACCGCGGGATCAACATCTGGGATTACGAGCACCTCATCCTGCAGCAGTTCCCCGGGCTGTACCGCGCCAAATGCATTCCGCATACGCGCCTGGAGCCCGGCAAGTATAATGAGCTCGCGCCCGGCCACGTGACGGTGATCACCGTGCCCAATCTCCAGCGGCGCAACGGCATAGACCCGCTGCGGCCGTTCACCTATGTCAGCGAGCTCGAAAAAGTAAAAGACTACCTGCGCACGCTCATTTCGCCTTTTGTGCAGCTGCACGTGTGCAACCCCGAATACGAACAGGTGCGTGTGGAGGCCAGCGTGCATTTCCATCCGCAATACGACAAAACCCTTTTCCGGGCGCGGCTGCAGGAAGAGATCACCCGGTTCCTCGCTCCCTGGGCTTACCAGGAAGGCGCGGAGCTGCGTTTCGAATCCCGCATCACCAACGCCATGATCGTGAACTTTATCGAAGAACAGTATTACGTGGATTATGTGACCGATGTACGGCTCTATCATGCCGGGGTGGAAAAAGAAACGATCTCGCCCGACCGGCAGACGGCCATCATCGTACCGGTCAAGGCAGCGCAGCATGTGATCACGGTCATCAATCAGAACATTCCCGTACCCGCGCCTGATAACACAGCAGGCTGCGGATGCCCCTAA
- a CDS encoding GPW/gp25 family protein has product MTDTNFLGRGWSFPPTFNKSGTVEMLEDVQDIYSSLHILLTTLPGERIMQPRYGCNMQEFVFEPMDTGLQTLMLEKVETAILFYEPRIKIDSLSIDGSREWEGVLYIKLDFTVKTSNSRFNFVYPFYISEGSEISSFLYAPVNINDTL; this is encoded by the coding sequence ATGACAGACACCAATTTTCTCGGCAGGGGCTGGAGCTTTCCCCCCACCTTCAACAAAAGCGGCACGGTAGAGATGCTGGAAGACGTGCAGGACATTTACAGCAGCCTGCACATCCTGCTCACCACGCTGCCCGGCGAGCGCATCATGCAGCCCCGCTATGGCTGCAACATGCAGGAGTTCGTATTCGAGCCGATGGATACGGGGCTGCAAACACTGATGCTGGAGAAAGTGGAAACCGCCATCCTTTTTTACGAGCCCCGCATCAAGATAGATTCACTGAGCATCGACGGCTCGCGGGAATGGGAAGGCGTGCTGTACATCAAGCTCGACTTCACCGTGAAAACGTCCAATTCCCGCTTCAATTTCGTGTACCCCTTCTACATCAGCGAGGGGTCCGAGATCAGCAGTTTCCTGTACGCCCCGGTTAACATCAACGATACATTGTAA
- the vgrG gene encoding type VI secretion system tip protein VgrG codes for MPENRDIQTSATPSVATVTLLSGGQAVPRTYQIASVTVTREINRIPGAVIIIQDGEASRQTFPASDSDDFIPGKEIEIKAGYRGQDETIFKGVVVRNSIKIRKNTSLFTVECRDKIFPASLTPVSKYYKEQKDSEIIEDILGKYQLQKEVGATSVKHKVVAQYNLSDWDFMLQRAQAAGLFCVIEDGKGIIKKPDLGASPVETVQYGSSLLEADLEMDARTQPDTLKAYLWDHSGQELSEVEAAEPSGTLNGNISAKDLAKSAGSPAPLLRLNSKTNVQELQAAADALLLVARLAKIVGRANFQGTPKIKPGTIVTMKGTGKRFEGNVFIQGVRHQIANGNWTTDAQIGFQPNVPLAPMPAGLRLSQGITSLHVGIVTQLESDPEGEDRVQVVLPFIDGKETGMWARVSTLDAGNKRGSFFRPEIKDEVLVGFIDGNPNAPVILGGLNSSALPAPLPGKDDNDEKGFVTRSEIKMLFDDAKKSFRLETPGANKFAISDDDKSIKLEDQHGNKITMNSDGISIESPKDIKIKATADLKAEGKSADIKATMGFKADGGGGCELTAGNGITAVKGGLVQIN; via the coding sequence ATGCCTGAGAACCGCGACATACAAACCTCCGCAACGCCGTCCGTAGCAACGGTCACCCTCCTGTCCGGCGGACAGGCCGTGCCGCGCACCTACCAGATAGCGTCCGTCACCGTTACCCGCGAGATCAACCGCATCCCCGGGGCCGTAATTATTATCCAGGACGGTGAGGCATCCAGACAGACCTTTCCCGCTTCCGACAGCGACGACTTTATTCCCGGCAAGGAAATAGAGATCAAGGCCGGTTACCGCGGGCAGGACGAAACGATTTTCAAGGGCGTGGTGGTGCGCAACAGCATCAAGATCCGCAAAAACACTTCCCTGTTTACCGTGGAATGCCGGGATAAGATATTCCCCGCATCGCTTACGCCCGTCAGCAAATATTACAAGGAGCAGAAAGACAGCGAGATCATCGAGGATATTCTCGGCAAATACCAGCTGCAGAAGGAAGTAGGCGCGACCAGTGTGAAACATAAAGTGGTGGCGCAATACAACCTGAGCGACTGGGACTTCATGCTGCAGCGCGCGCAGGCCGCTGGGCTGTTCTGCGTCATCGAAGACGGCAAGGGCATCATTAAAAAACCCGACCTCGGCGCCTCGCCGGTGGAAACCGTGCAATACGGTTCTTCCCTGCTGGAGGCCGACCTCGAGATGGATGCGCGCACGCAGCCCGATACGCTGAAGGCCTACCTCTGGGACCACTCCGGGCAGGAGCTCAGCGAAGTGGAAGCCGCAGAACCTTCCGGCACGCTGAACGGCAACATTTCCGCCAAAGACCTCGCGAAGAGCGCCGGTTCCCCCGCTCCCCTGCTGCGGCTGAACAGTAAAACCAATGTGCAGGAATTGCAGGCGGCCGCCGATGCGCTGCTGCTCGTGGCCCGGCTCGCCAAAATCGTAGGCCGCGCCAATTTCCAGGGCACCCCGAAAATAAAGCCCGGCACCATCGTGACGATGAAGGGCACCGGCAAACGTTTTGAAGGCAACGTGTTCATCCAGGGCGTGCGCCACCAGATCGCCAACGGCAACTGGACCACCGACGCACAGATCGGCTTTCAGCCCAACGTACCGCTGGCGCCGATGCCTGCCGGGCTGCGGCTCAGCCAGGGCATCACCTCGCTGCACGTCGGCATCGTGACGCAGCTGGAAAGCGACCCCGAAGGCGAAGACCGCGTGCAGGTAGTGCTGCCCTTCATCGACGGTAAAGAAACCGGGATGTGGGCGCGCGTAAGCACGCTCGACGCGGGCAACAAACGCGGTTCGTTTTTCAGGCCCGAAATAAAGGACGAAGTGCTGGTAGGCTTCATCGACGGCAACCCCAATGCACCCGTGATACTGGGCGGCCTCAACAGCAGCGCCCTCCCGGCGCCGCTCCCCGGCAAAGACGATAACGATGAAAAAGGTTTCGTGACCCGCAGCGAGATCAAGATGCTGTTCGACGACGCGAAAAAAAGCTTCCGGCTCGAAACGCCCGGCGCCAACAAATTCGCCATTTCCGACGACGATAAATCCATCAAGCTGGAAGACCAGCACGGCAACAAGATCACGATGAACAGCGACGGCATCAGCATCGAAAGCCCCAAAGACATTAAAATAAAAGCGACCGCCGACCTGAAGGCGGAAGGCAAGTCGGCCGACATCAAAGCCACCATGGGCTTCAAGGCGGACGGCGGCGGCGGTTGCGAACTGACGGCCGGCAACGGCATTACCGCCGTAAAAGGCGGGCTTGTACAAATAAACTGA
- a CDS encoding CIS tube protein, translating into MSLDKGKLEKVKIIAYKKPEMDDASKAGEFDAFINPESYQLNYKIEYAEGQGQGTSGKQQKFKAIAPDELVLDLLFDSTGIADGKAKDDIWDDIKKFKKLLTDYEGEAHEPRHFRVIWGPMHFAGRMTSLNITFKLFKPDGHPTRALAKVAFKSSVDDKKRVAKEDPLSPDLTHKRVVKPGDHISLKCFEQYEDPRYYFDIARANNLTNFRKLQPGAILQFLPLKDA; encoded by the coding sequence ATGAGCTTAGATAAAGGCAAGCTGGAGAAAGTCAAGATCATCGCGTACAAAAAGCCCGAGATGGACGATGCGTCCAAAGCAGGCGAGTTCGACGCGTTCATCAACCCCGAAAGTTACCAGCTCAACTACAAGATCGAATACGCCGAAGGCCAGGGCCAGGGCACCAGCGGCAAGCAGCAGAAATTCAAGGCCATCGCGCCGGACGAGCTGGTGCTCGACCTGCTGTTCGACTCCACCGGCATTGCGGACGGCAAGGCGAAAGACGATATCTGGGACGACATCAAGAAGTTCAAGAAGCTGCTCACCGATTACGAAGGCGAAGCCCACGAGCCGCGCCACTTCCGCGTGATCTGGGGGCCCATGCATTTTGCCGGGCGCATGACCTCGCTCAACATCACGTTCAAACTCTTCAAGCCCGACGGGCACCCCACGCGGGCGCTCGCCAAAGTGGCGTTCAAAAGCAGTGTGGACGACAAGAAACGCGTGGCCAAGGAAGATCCCCTTTCGCCAGACCTCACCCACAAACGCGTGGTGAAACCCGGCGATCATATTTCGCTGAAGTGTTTCGAGCAGTATGAGGATCCCCGTTATTATTTCGACATCGCACGGGCCAACAACCTGACCAATTTCAGGAAGCTGCAGCCCGGCGCCATTCTCCAGTTTTTACCCCTGAAAGATGCCTGA
- a CDS encoding DUF5908 family protein, whose product MPIQIRELHIKVVVNAAESPPSSTSADAQQQTAAGGGSDTDKDLIISECVEQVMSILREKTEK is encoded by the coding sequence ATGCCCATCCAGATCAGGGAACTGCATATCAAGGTGGTGGTGAACGCGGCCGAAAGCCCGCCCAGCAGCACCTCCGCCGACGCCCAGCAGCAAACCGCGGCGGGCGGCGGCAGCGATACCGACAAAGACCTTATCATTTCCGAATGTGTGGAGCAGGTGATGAGCATCCTGCGCGAGAAAACCGAAAAATAA
- a CDS encoding phage tail protein, whose amino-acid sequence MAGYYPPVGFHFKVEFTGLDKNDNDTRFQAVTGLAVEYETETVKEGGENRFEHTLPVRTKYPDLTLKRGMLHLDSKIFEWCMKAFQDREFKLSDVIITLLNEEHEPIRTWNIVGAWPKKWTITELNAENSSVVVESLDLRYQYFTIS is encoded by the coding sequence ATGGCCGGTTATTACCCGCCGGTAGGCTTTCACTTCAAAGTGGAGTTCACCGGCCTCGACAAAAACGATAACGACACCCGCTTTCAGGCCGTGACGGGGCTGGCCGTGGAATATGAGACCGAAACGGTGAAAGAAGGCGGCGAGAACAGGTTTGAGCACACCCTGCCCGTGCGCACCAAGTACCCCGACCTGACGCTGAAGCGCGGCATGCTCCACCTCGATTCGAAAATATTCGAGTGGTGCATGAAGGCCTTCCAGGACAGGGAGTTCAAACTCTCCGACGTGATCATCACGCTGCTGAACGAGGAGCACGAGCCCATCCGGACCTGGAACATCGTGGGCGCCTGGCCCAAGAAGTGGACGATTACCGAGCTGAACGCCGAAAACAGTTCCGTGGTGGTGGAAAGCCTCGACCTGCGGTACCAGTATTTTACCATCAGTTAA
- a CDS encoding phage tail protein: MAEYPIPKFHFEVKWGDATIGFTEVTGLDRQVDVIEYREGQSKDYNKVKMPGLQKSSNITMKRGTFPNKTEYFDWFKEVNNLGKIQRRTITIKLLNEAHQPIFTWSVLNAFPVKVQASDLKADANEVAVETIEIAHEGISLVK, encoded by the coding sequence ATGGCTGAATATCCAATTCCAAAGTTTCATTTCGAAGTCAAATGGGGCGACGCCACCATCGGCTTCACGGAGGTAACCGGTCTTGACCGGCAGGTAGACGTGATCGAGTACCGCGAAGGCCAGAGCAAGGACTATAACAAAGTCAAAATGCCCGGCCTGCAGAAAAGCAGCAACATCACGATGAAGCGGGGCACTTTCCCCAACAAGACCGAGTATTTCGACTGGTTCAAGGAAGTGAACAACCTCGGCAAGATCCAGCGGCGCACCATCACCATCAAGCTGCTCAACGAGGCCCATCAGCCCATCTTCACCTGGTCCGTGCTCAACGCATTCCCCGTGAAAGTGCAGGCCAGCGACCTCAAGGCGGACGCCAACGAGGTGGCCGTTGAAACCATCGAAATCGCCCATGAAGGCATCAGCCTCGTGAAATAA
- a CDS encoding phage tail sheath C-terminal domain-containing protein, with protein MLNLTSIKTPGVYIDEVPKFPPSIAAVETAIPAFIGYTEKADRLAPQDLHMEPLRIGSIADYEQFFGGAPKPTVADIQLDLSNNFVSAKITNQKFLYDALRLFYANGGGDCYIVSIGLHTDTPDKTHFTDGLKALEKYDEPTIILFPDAPLLAVNGLYDVQKAALLQCELLKDRVGLFDLKQKDYQGVDFRNNIGINSLKYGMAYAPWIQVTLNKNVTYNDVKGKVNKVGNPVPDLKTLTTDNTIKAVITDLDNLNTDAAKIVTDTNTLTGNTNLLAAFNKKVADVLTTPNDTNLEALFKYLFAVAQTLNGYSAFTNTDLKTSAQTTMSNLAARFTDIIKYEEEVTAAGTGVTNYTAQKPAGASVNAPEWGTVFTASPGPSAILVGATDTEKIQSLIPYLETSFGFLLSAYQSGVQNAAVQLARTKNDALIAGFPVYKNIISGINNTSTAIPPSGAIAGIFAFTDNNRGVWKAPANVSLAAVDKPDFIYTNSQLDQLNVDVVSGKSINAIRPFTGKGTLVYGGRTLAGNDNEWRYVSVRRFFNMVEESTKKATEQFVFESNDANTWVRVQAMIENFLTTLWRQGALQGATTDKAFYVAVGLGKTMTALDILEGRMIVEIGMAVVRPAEFIILRFSHKMPEA; from the coding sequence ATGTTAAATCTCACCTCCATCAAAACGCCGGGCGTGTATATTGATGAAGTACCAAAGTTCCCGCCCTCCATCGCCGCTGTGGAAACGGCCATTCCGGCCTTCATCGGTTACACGGAAAAAGCGGACCGGCTGGCGCCGCAGGACCTTCACATGGAACCGCTCCGCATCGGCTCCATCGCCGACTACGAACAGTTTTTCGGCGGTGCGCCCAAACCCACGGTGGCCGACATCCAGCTCGACCTCAGCAATAATTTCGTGAGCGCCAAGATCACCAACCAGAAGTTCCTCTACGATGCGCTCCGGCTTTTTTACGCGAACGGCGGCGGGGATTGTTACATCGTGTCGATCGGCCTGCATACCGATACGCCCGACAAAACGCACTTCACCGACGGCCTCAAGGCGCTGGAGAAATACGACGAGCCGACCATCATCCTTTTCCCCGACGCTCCCCTGCTGGCGGTGAACGGGCTGTACGACGTGCAGAAAGCGGCGCTGCTGCAATGCGAGCTGCTCAAAGACCGTGTGGGCCTGTTCGACCTGAAACAGAAAGATTACCAGGGCGTGGACTTCCGCAACAACATCGGCATCAACAGCCTCAAATACGGCATGGCCTACGCCCCGTGGATACAGGTGACGCTCAATAAAAACGTGACCTATAACGACGTCAAAGGCAAGGTGAACAAGGTTGGCAACCCGGTGCCCGATCTGAAAACGCTCACCACCGACAATACCATCAAGGCCGTGATCACGGACCTCGACAACCTGAATACGGACGCCGCCAAAATCGTGACCGACACCAATACCCTCACCGGCAACACCAACCTGCTGGCGGCATTCAACAAAAAGGTGGCAGACGTGCTCACCACGCCCAACGATACGAACCTCGAGGCCCTGTTCAAATATCTTTTCGCGGTGGCGCAAACGCTCAACGGGTACAGCGCCTTTACCAACACCGACCTGAAAACCAGTGCGCAAACCACCATGAGCAACCTGGCCGCCCGGTTCACCGATATCATCAAATACGAGGAAGAGGTGACCGCCGCCGGTACCGGTGTTACCAACTACACGGCGCAAAAACCCGCCGGCGCTTCCGTGAACGCACCGGAATGGGGCACCGTATTCACCGCCAGTCCCGGCCCCTCCGCCATATTGGTGGGCGCTACCGACACCGAAAAGATACAGAGCCTGATCCCCTATCTCGAAACCAGCTTCGGCTTCCTGCTGTCTGCCTACCAGAGCGGCGTGCAGAATGCCGCCGTACAGCTGGCGCGCACCAAAAACGACGCGCTGATCGCAGGGTTCCCCGTATATAAAAACATCATCTCCGGCATCAACAATACTTCCACCGCCATACCGCCGAGCGGCGCCATTGCGGGCATCTTCGCCTTCACCGACAACAACCGCGGCGTATGGAAAGCCCCGGCCAACGTGAGCCTGGCGGCAGTCGACAAACCAGACTTCATCTACACCAACAGCCAGCTCGACCAGCTGAACGTGGACGTGGTATCCGGCAAATCCATCAACGCCATCCGCCCCTTCACCGGCAAAGGCACGCTGGTATACGGCGGGCGCACGCTGGCCGGTAACGACAACGAATGGCGGTATGTGAGCGTGCGGCGGTTCTTCAACATGGTGGAAGAAAGCACCAAAAAGGCCACCGAACAGTTCGTGTTCGAGAGCAACGACGCCAATACCTGGGTGCGCGTGCAGGCCATGATCGAAAACTTCCTCACCACGCTGTGGCGCCAGGGCGCATTGCAGGGCGCTACCACCGACAAAGCCTTTTACGTGGCCGTGGGCCTCGGTAAAACCATGACCGCCCTCGACATCCTCGAAGGCCGCATGATCGTGGAAATAGGCATGGCAGTTGTTCGCCCCGCAGAATTCATCATCCTCCGGTTCTCGCACAAAATGCCGGAAGCATAA
- a CDS encoding DUF4255 domain-containing protein gives MLAEALNSIKSAISPEFAGGEFDIGNIANPPANAAPVLLSLVNLKEESAMKNSAYSRVNSNTLKTEYFNPFVYLNAYLMFSSRRTAYAGAIADIAKVVRFMQGQNVFDATYDGVDYKTVVNLYSPTFEDLNHIWAILGGKIYPSIMYIMRVSELKSNKVTTGDGIIETIENKFSVIQPKP, from the coding sequence ATGTTAGCAGAAGCCTTAAACAGCATCAAAAGTGCGATCAGCCCCGAGTTCGCGGGCGGAGAGTTCGACATCGGCAACATTGCCAACCCGCCCGCCAACGCAGCGCCCGTGCTGCTTTCCCTCGTCAACCTGAAGGAGGAAAGCGCCATGAAGAACTCTGCGTATTCGCGGGTGAACAGCAACACGCTGAAGACGGAGTACTTCAATCCCTTCGTGTACCTCAATGCGTACCTGATGTTCAGTTCCCGCCGCACCGCCTATGCCGGCGCCATTGCAGACATCGCGAAAGTGGTGCGTTTCATGCAGGGGCAGAACGTGTTTGATGCCACCTACGACGGCGTGGACTATAAAACGGTGGTGAACCTCTATTCCCCCACGTTTGAAGACCTCAACCACATCTGGGCCATCCTCGGCGGGAAAATCTATCCCAGCATCATGTACATCATGCGCGTATCGGAACTGAAGAGCAACAAGGTCACCACCGGCGACGGCATCATCGAAACCATCGAAAACAAATTCAGCGTTATACAACCAAAACCCTGA
- a CDS encoding PAAR domain-containing protein: MSLPAATIGDMHVCPHGGGPITGPGCPTVLIGGKPAAVLGDTCVCPLAPDAIITGSATVMIGGKPAARLSDSSAHGGSIILGVMTVLIS; the protein is encoded by the coding sequence ATGTCATTGCCAGCAGCAACCATTGGTGACATGCACGTATGTCCCCATGGCGGCGGCCCCATCACCGGACCAGGATGCCCTACTGTACTCATCGGCGGTAAACCCGCCGCAGTACTGGGTGATACCTGCGTTTGCCCGTTGGCGCCGGACGCCATCATTACCGGATCCGCTACCGTGATGATCGGCGGCAAACCCGCGGCGCGACTGAGCGACAGCTCGGCGCATGGCGGTAGCATTATACTGGGTGTGATGACCGTGCTGATAAGTTGA